The genomic region AAGGTCATTGAGAAGGCCGGCAAGCCAGTCATCTCCGTCGAGTTCAAGGGCGAGGAGAAGCAGTTCACACCAGAGGAGATTTCCGCCATGATCCTCACCAAGATGCGTGAGACCGCAGAGTCATACCTCGGTGGCACCGTCAACAACGCCGTCGTCACAGTGCCAGCATACTTCAACGACTCGCAGAGACAAGCAACCAAGGATGCCGGTCTCATTGCTGGCCTCAACGTCCTCCGTATCATCAACGAGCCAACCGCAGCTGCCATTGCCTACGGTCTCGACAAGAAGACCGAGGGCGAGCGCAACGTGCTCATCTTCGACTTGGGTGGTGGTACCTTCGATGTGTCGCTGCTCACAATTGAGGAGGGTATCTTCGAGGTCAAGTCGACTGCCGGTGACACTCACTTGGGTGGTGAGGACTTCGACAACCGTCTCGTCAACCACTTCGTAAACGAATTCAAGAGGAAACATAAGAAAGTTGGTAGCACCTCATCGACTCTCGAAGACAGCCATGCTAATTATTCACAGGATCTGACTTCCAACGCCCGCGCACTTCGTCGTCTGCGAACAGCATGCGAGCGCGCGAAGCGCACCCTCTCCAGCAGCGCGCAGACCTCTATTGAGATCGACTCGCTCTACGAGGGCATCGACTTCTACACTTCCATCACGCGTGCTCGCTTCGAGGAGCTTTGCCAGGACCTCTTCCGCTCCACCATGGAGCCAGTCGAGCGCACCCTGCGCGACGCCAAGATCGACAAGTCTTCCGTCCACGAGATTGTCCTGGTCGGTGGTTCCACCCGTATTCCCAAGATCCAGAAGATGGTATCCGACTTCTTCAACGGCAAGGAGCCAAACCGATCCATCAACCCAGACGAGGCCGTTGCCTACGGTGCTGCCGTCCAGGCCGCCATCCTCAGCGGTGACACCAGCTCCAAGTCCACCAACGAGATCCTCCTTCTCGATGTCGCGCCGCTGTCTCTCGGTATCGAGACCGCCGGTGGTGTCATGACTCCTCTCATCAAGCGCAACACCACTATCCCAACCAAGAAGTCCGAGGTCTTCTCCACCTTCTCCGACAACCAGCCTGGTGTGCTCATTCAGGTGTTTGAGGGTGAGCGCGCTCGCACCAAGGACAACAACCTGCTCGGCAAGTTCGAGCTTACCGGCATCCCACCAGCTCCACGTGGTGTCCCACAGATTGAGGTCACCTTCGACGTGGATGCCAACGGTATTATGAACGTTTCCGCCCTCGAGAAGGGTACCGGCAAGACCAACAAGATTGTCATCACCAACGACAAGGGTCGTCTGTCCAAGGAGGAGATCGAGCGCATGCTTGCTGAGGCCGAGAAGTACAAGGACGAGGACGAGGCTGAGGCTGCCCGCATCCAGGCCAAGAACGGTCTGGAATCGTACGCATACTCGCTCAAGAACACCCTCAGCGACAGCAAGGTCGATGAGAAGCTCGACGCTGCCGACAAGGAGAAGCTGAAGGCCGAGATCGACAAGACCGTTGCTTGGCTCGACGACAACCAGACCGCCACCAAGGACGAGTACGAGTCGCAGCAGAAGGAGCTTGAGGGTGTTGCCAACCCAATCATGATGAAGTTCTACGGCGCTGGCGGTGAGGGTGGTATGCCAGGCGGCATGCCAGGCGGTGCTGGTGGCTTCCCAGGTGCTGGCGGTCCAGCTGGCGGTGCCGGTGGCGACGACGGCCCAACCGTTGAGGAGGTTGACTGAGCGATTCGCAATGATACCCAGTTTCTTGCATGGCAGCACGGCGTTATGAAAAGGGCACTAGATGGGTCATGATTAGATGACGGATGAAAAGCATCCTTGTGTATTGTAGATAGCCACAGATTGGCTCCATCAATGAATGATTCAAACAAAAGAAGTTTCTCAAATGCTTCATCCCACACTGTTGATGATTTGGCGACGACGTTGGCGACGATGTTGAGGTGCTGCGTCACATGATCACGACTGTGACGCCACACGCATGCGCCACGTTCCAAGTTTCGCCTTCATCTGTTGTTCTAACACCTCTGTTTATCCTCTTGTTGTTCTAACACCTCTTTTTATTATTTTCGAGATGTCGTAGCACGCCAAGTCCTGGGCCAAGTGGCTCCCTCACAACAACATGTTATTGAGCAGTAAGCCTGCTGGGGCGCTCCTGCCGTTGCGACGGCCATCACATCCTTTACCAACATCCCTGCCGTCGAAACGATATCTTGCTGGTGACACGGGAGACAACAAATCCGGACACATCACGACAACATCGCAAGAAGGCATCATCTTCTTCAACAGCATACTACCGCCGAACTTACAATGGCTGTTCCGGTTGACGAGCACTCTTGGACGCAAGTCTCCCAAGTTGGCAGACGCGAGCAGTAAAGGCATTTCTGGGGTGGTGAATCCGGGCAAGGTCTTCTCAAAGGCCACGAAGGAAGCACAGTTAAGTAATGTAGAGGTCGTGGAAGTACTGCCGCGCTTCAGTGAGGGCGGGGCGTTTTTGAAGTTCAACCACGATGGATCTGCCGACACGAAGACCATAGCCGACGCCGTCAGGCAGTATCTCAAGCAGAACAAAGCAAGGCCATGGTGGAACCCATTCAC from Fulvia fulva chromosome 2, complete sequence harbors:
- a CDS encoding Heat shock protein 2, with the translated sequence MAPAIGIDLGTTYSCVGIFRDDRIEIIANDQGNRTTPSFVAFTDTERLIGDAAKNQVAMNPANTVFDAKRLIGRKFQDAEVQADMKHFPFKVIEKAGKPVISVEFKGEEKQFTPEEISAMILTKMRETAESYLGGTVNNAVVTVPAYFNDSQRQATKDAGLIAGLNVLRIINEPTAAAIAYGLDKKTEGERNVLIFDLGGGTFDVSLLTIEEGIFEVKSTAGDTHLGGEDFDNRLVNHFVNEFKRKHKKDLTSNARALRRLRTACERAKRTLSSSAQTSIEIDSLYEGIDFYTSITRARFEELCQDLFRSTMEPVERTLRDAKIDKSSVHEIVLVGGSTRIPKIQKMVSDFFNGKEPNRSINPDEAVAYGAAVQAAILSGDTSSKSTNEILLLDVAPLSLGIETAGGVMTPLIKRNTTIPTKKSEVFSTFSDNQPGVLIQVFEGERARTKDNNLLGKFELTGIPPAPRGVPQIEVTFDVDANGIMNVSALEKGTGKTNKIVITNDKGRLSKEEIERMLAEAEKYKDEDEAEAARIQAKNGLESYAYSLKNTLSDSKVDEKLDAADKEKLKAEIDKTVAWLDDNQTATKDEYESQQKELEGVANPIMMKFYGAGGEGGMPGGMPGGAGGFPGAGGPAGGAGGDDGPTVEEVD